The sequence GTGGCTCAAGGTGACAGCAGGTTGCCATTGACCCGGAATTGGCCCTGTGGGTTTGATCCCTACTATTAGCTAACGTTCCTTGCATTCTGCAGtggatttttggatttttttgccCTGAGATCAAAATTTCCAGCTGAAGAGCTATATTTAAAAGTGCTCTAAAACCCACATGAATGCTTTGAATTTGTGTAAGAGGTATGGTCAAGGGAATCAACATTGATTAAACAGATGGCTGATGAAAGACAGTAAAGGAAAATGTAATTGTGTCTCCTGAACAATAGAACTGAGCGTGAACAATAGAAGCTGGGTTATACCATCAACTTCCtgaatgcagagttaaggtttcccAGTGTTGCTTCCTGCCCTTCCCAAACATGGAAAGTGGCTGCACTTAGGCCTCTGAAATCCatgaaatgcacagttaaggcaaACACccccacaaccttaactctgccctctttgagcCATGCCCAGCACACCAGGAACACACACTGGCCCTTACAGATGCTACAGAGCGCTGGGCGCAGAGCACATGAGAACTACGGGGCCAGGCCCATCACCTTCCCTTTGCCAAGGCAAAACTCGGGTTTAGAgtcatagattcccaggccagaagggacttctGCAATCGTCTAGTCTGAGCTCCCATGTAGTACAGGCCAGAGAACAGCCCCAAATAATCCTTGCTGGAagcagagcagatcttttagaaaaccagCCAGTCCTGAGATAAAAatggccagggatggagaatccaccatggcccgTGGTGAGCTGCTCCAAGGGTTAATTCCCCTCACGGTTAAACctgacaccttatttccagtctgaatgggtGTAAACtctgcttccagccactggatcttgtctGACTTTTGTCTGCTGTTTACGTCGGGCCCAGCGACCGGGAGCTGCCTGACCCCACCTCTGAACCGACTGCACACAACCCACCCAGACTAGTGCAGTGGTCCTGGCCCTTCACCCCTTGCCCCGAGGCGCCTCCGGAGACATTGCCTGCAGTCACCCCTCACTACGCCCTGGAGGTTGAGTAGTGCTGGGCCCCAGAGCGCTGACAATCCCCATGGCAAGGAGACCCCTGTGCCCTGCTGCTGGTACAACCGACACAACTCGGTGCTGAAATGAGATAGGATCCATAACTCCAGGCTCCAGCGGCCCGCCACCCCCTACTCACCAGAGCAGCACATGGCGCTGGCTGAGCCGTGCCTCTCTGGGGCCCAGCAGGGCTCGGGGCGGGTGGGTGTTGGCCCAGGGCTCTCGGCTATGACTGAAGCTGatgccctggtctcccctgtacCTCCCTCTATGCCGTGAAGGTCGGTGATGCCTTCTCCAGCACTGCTGCCCACCAGGAGCTTGAGGAGATCGCCTCTGAGCCCACTGATGAGCACGTCTTCCGGGTGGACAATTTCGACGCCCTCCAGGGCATCCAGAACCAGCTGCAGGAGAAGATCTTTGCCATCGAAGGtaccagagctgggggaggggccgcACTGGCCCTGGGGCTCTAGAAATGGGTTTTCAAGGCGGATATGGGACGGGGAGCTGCTGGGAATCCAGAGCCCAAATAGGCCCCAAATATTCTCTCTTTCCCCATCCAACATATATCTACTGATCTATCTGCAGAAATGCCACTGATGTCTTTCTCATACGGGGGCCCCcgggcaggggactggctggctcaaggGGCTGAGGAATGGGATACGGGGCCTTTTCTCTAGAGGCCCTGGATCCAATCCAGCCTCGTGGGTGGGAAGACGGGCTGTCTcagggaatgggacacggggcctttacTGTCTATGATGATCtctcctgtgtctgtctgtctgtgtctcccCCCAGGCACCCAGTCTCAGAGCGGCAGCTCCTTCCAGCTGGAGATGTCCCAGGAAGGATTCAGCTCCCTGCTGTCCCCTGTGAGTGATGCCTGGCCCCAGGGTGTGTCCCTGGAGCCCAGAGTCCTACGGGAGCAGTGCAGGGGGCACCCCCCCTCCCACTCAGGGCAGACACTAGGGGGCTCTATGCTGCAGCGAGTGGTGTGGGGGGCCCAGTAGGGGGTGCTCACTTCCCTGGCCATCAGCACTGACCCCAGTGTCCCAGCACgatgctagggggcgctgtgctgcaggtgGTGGCCGTGTCTAGTAAATACACGCCGTGCTGTCTGTTCCCTGTAATCGATCCCCTTTGCCGTCCCTGTCGATTTAGGACGGGCCTGTGCTGGGAGCGGTGGGAGCCTATGACTGGTCCGGTGGGATATTCCTGTACGGGAGCGGCGGGCAGCCGAGCTTCATCAACGTATCCAGAACCTCCACTGACATGAATGATGCTTACCTCGGTAAGAACAAACCCACCGAGCTTCCCTTACCTATTTAAACAGCCCCcgcgccccgccccagaggtggctgcatctcagttcTGGGAAAGTTCTGTGCAGCACTGTTGTAGGGCTGTTTCCCATTTCACCTCCCCACGTCCCTCTCTTCCTTTGAGGTTATTCGTCTCAGGTCATCACAGCCAATGGGCAGAGCAGCTACGTGGTCGGGGCCCCTCGCTACCAACACACCGGCAAAGTCGTCGTGTTCTTCCGAGATACCAAGGGTGGGGAATGGACACGCAGATCAGAGGTGCTGGGAGAGCAGGTATGGGGAGCGTTACTGGTAATATGgagtgtgggtgtgagagagagagggctggagGAAGCCTGTAAGATTTTGACATCGTGTAATATTTGTGTTTGGATTCACTTTCAGGAACGATTCAGTCAGAGAGCCTCAGGCAGGGGATAACCTTGACTGGTTTAGGGAATTGCACCGCAGCTGACATTCAGCCTCTCTCCAATATCCCACTGCTGTTACCTTCACTTACAGTCTAGACAGAACTCATAAGATGGATATCGATGGAGGCCCAGACCCTCCAAGGGACTTAGGCGTTGTgatgctgcagggaggcacctaccCCTGCCAGTGATCCATGAATGGGGGGAAGATAGGCGCTCTTCCACCTAGCTCAAATATCAGCCCTCATCCAGTTGGCAGGCTCAGAGCCCCCACGATCTTCACAAACCAGCCGGAGGAGATGAGGGAGGGCCTCCCTTACAGCAAATTCATGGCCGTGAAAAACACGTCTTgtactgtgaaatctggtctcctctgaaatctggtcttttgtgtacttttaccctatactataaaAGTATCCTATACTATAGGGTAAAAGTATACAAATGTAAAcaacatttctcaaactgggattCCCTACCTaaagggggtcacagtattgccacccttaattctctgctgctgctggctgcagcgctgccttcagagccaggcACCCGGctagcagccgctgctctccggccacccagctctgaaggcagcgcagaagtaaatgTGGCAATACTGTGGACCGCCCCCCCATAAAagccttgcaccccccttttgggttgggacccccagtttgagaaatgctgagtcTTAAGGGCTTTGCATGTTtatattttgcctttttaaatacatattcataTTTTGTTAATACAcagtgaaatttaagatttaaatatctgaaactgtgaaagtcaagatttttaaaatgctgtgaccgtgaaatgtacaaaaatggagtgtgaatttggtagggccctacttatagcCTGGGGCTTAGAGTCCTCATCAGGTCACAGGCGACCACTGGTTCAAGTCCCCGCTTTGCCTGATGAGGAAGAAGGATTTAACCAGggctctgccacctctcagggagtgccctgaccactgggccTTATGGTGGTTGTGATTTGTACACGTTGTGCAGCCCAACTGATATTTAATTAGTCAATTAAAATGGAATAACTTTAACAGACAAGACCGAGGGAGCCCGCAGCTCCGGGGTTAGGGCACTGACTTAAGAAATAGCAGACCCCTGTTCAAGTCCTTCTCCTCTGACCACATGTACCAGATGGTGCCCTACAGGTGGAGGAGTGTTTGTCTTCCCCCAGTTTGTGGAtcctgctggggtgtggtggGAAATGGGCAACTGGCTGCCCAGAGTAAGACAGGAGTGCACATGCCCTGCCCTTGAGGCAGCAACATAAGGAGCTTCTACTGCAAAAACATAGGCACCAAgtcaggttaggcacctaaagggGTCAGCAGCAGCCATGCAGAGGTTTTGTGAATCTCAGTGCACCTAAGTCTGGGGGTTAGGCAcataagtacctttgtggatctgggctagAGAGACTCAGGCAAGGAAAATTACATTACTAGTGATAGCAGCAGTGTTCGAAAAGGATCACACTACACTAACGAAGTGAATTTCTCCAAGATCTAACTGCCTATACGTTCCAGCGGAACAGAACTTACAAGAGTGACTCAGTCAGTGAATAAACTTTACTCGGGCTAGAACAGCCGCTAGAAAGAACTGCACCACAACTAACATTCAGCGTCTCTCCGAGATCTAGCTGCCTCGTTGTGCAAGAACCCTTTCAGCAACAGCACCACCCGCTGTGCAGCGAGAGGGTGCGACTGGGGATGGAATGAGGATTGGGACTGAATCCTCAGCCCCAGAGGGTGAGAAGGGTCCCAGggggagaagaaggaggaggtgaCTAAATGAAAGGGATGACTTATCTGCCTCTCCAGATTGGCTCATATTTTGGGGGTACACTGTGCGCTGTGGACCTCGACAGAGATGGGAACACGGACCTGGTTCTAATCGGAGCCCCCATGTACCATACACCTCTGAATGGAGGACGGGTCTATAACTGCCTGATTAACTGGCCGGTAAGAAAGAGGATGGAGCCAGGGGGAAGATGGCTGGCCTGGGGTTCTTCTTTGCCTGCACTGCCATGGGGTTGTGATGCTGGGACAATTAGCATGGCAGTAACAGGTGTGGTGCTCCAGGAAGTAGGATGGGGGGGAATCATTCAGGGAAGCTTTTCCCTGCCAGTCAGTTCTGGCCACGATGCCCCAGAGCGGTGCCAAGGAGCGCTTTGCTGCAGAGCAAGGGAAAGATGGTCAGTAGGGGCAGGGGTACTCTCTGCTGGAAGTCAGTGCTGATCCTTTCCCCATGTGTTTCCTTCGATGGGGCCTGCAGGGGATGACACTGATCTGCACCAAGACACTGCAGGGGCAGATGGGGCAGGCGTTCGGACGCTTTGGGGCCAGCATGTCCGAAATCGGGGACATCAGCGGGGACGGACAGACGGATGTGGCCATCGGGGCCCCCATGGAGAGCGACAATAGCGGGGCCTTGTACATCTTCCATGGGGAAAAGGGAGGCCTCAATCCCCAGTATAGACAGGTGAGCCCagctcctggggggaggggtcaccaCAAAGCCCCGAAGAGACATGATGGGGCCCCATAGCCCCCTAGTGCCTATTAGCCTGTAGCTGCTGCTTTCCCATCCCtcaccctccactgcccccaaGTGCCCATTGTACAGTACAGCCGCCCCTTGCCCACCCCtcaccctccactgccccctagtgcccattgtacagtacagccgccccttgcccacccctcaccctccactgccccctagtgcccattgtaCAGTACAgccacccctttcccacccctcaccctccactgccccctagtgcccattgtacagtacagccgccccttgcccacccctcaccctccactgccccctagtgcccattgtacagtacagccgcccctttcccacccctcaccctccgctgccccctagtgcccattgtaCAGTACAGCCACCCCTTTCCTACCCCTCACTCTCCGCTAACCCCGAGTGCCCATTATACAGAACAGccgcccctttcccacccctcaccctacgctgccccctagtgcccattgtacagtacagccgcccctttcccacccctcacTCTCCGCTAACCCCGAGTGCCCATTATACAGAACAGccgcccctttcccacccctcactctccgctgccccctagtgcccattgtaCAGTACAGCCACCCCTTTCCCATCCCTCACCCTCTGCTGCCTCCTAGTGCCCATTGTACAGTACAGCCGCCCCTTTCCTACCTCTCACCCTccgctgccccctagtgcccattgtaCAGAACAGCCGCCCCTTTCCCATCCCTCACCCTccgctgccccctagtgcccattgtaCAGAACAGccgcccctttcccacccctcactctccgctgccccctagtgcccattgtaCAGAACAGccgcccctttcccacccctcaccctccactgccccctagtgcccattgtaCAGAACAGCCGCCCCTTTCCCATCCCtcaccctccactgccccctagtgcccattatacagaacagctgccccttccccaccccttacttctctctctgccccacagcGCATAGAGGGGTCACAGTTTCCCAGCAGGCTGCACTACTTTGGCCAGGCCGCCAGTGGCGGGACAGACCTGACGGGGGACGGACTGCCAGACATCGCGGTGGGGGCACAAGGGCAGGTCCTGCTGCTGAGGTGAGTTACTCTGTGTCGTTGCGCTGCTCCACATGGCAGTCACAGACAGCaccagtgcatgtgtgtgtgtgtgtgactgctgccccctgctggagaatgGCACAAGGACAGCTCTGCtgctcccttctctgccccccagcatcTCCTCTAGCAGAGCTGCGTGTCCATATCCCATCTCCCTGGGGTGCTGTGAGCACATCCAGGCTGGGTGGGAGgatcaggggagggaggcagcctgGCCCCattgcagggagcagctgggtgaTGATTCTGTTCCTCCCATGGCAGGTCCCGGCCGGTGCTCAGAGTCGGGGTCTCCATCAGCTTCCAGCCCCCCATGATCCCAACCTCGGCCTTCGCCTGCCAGGAGCAAGAGCAGCTTGACACGGAGGCCAGCAGGGCAAATATCTGCTTCACCGTCACTAAGGGCACCAGGGACAGCCTAGGTCAGACCAAAcccaccccccgctcccctccccgctAAGAGAGACAGTCTCCTGCCCTGGGGTTGGATTGGAAACAGCGCCCTCTAGGGGGGAAAGGCCCGATGtctcattccccacccccctgagccagccagtgcccCATGCTGGAATTGGATTGgagccagtgccccctagaggggaaaagcCCCATATTCCATTCCCacctcctgagccagccagtccctgccctggggccagattggAGCTGGTGCCAAGGCCCCCTGTTCTGTGTCCCATTAACGATCCTGCTCTCACGTCTCTCTGACCCTTATTTCTCCTCTGTGATAGGCAACGGGATCTCCAGCACCATCCAGTACAGCCTGTCCTTGGACCCCGGGAGGACGAAGATCCGAGCCGCCTTCGACTCCACCGGCCCCGTCCTGAGCAGGGAACTGCGGCTCGGCATTGAGACGAAATGTGATCCGTATAAGATAAAGCTACCTGTGAGCACAGGGgacccagctccttcccctcccactgtgtCTGCCCCTCCAACCCTGTCCCTTGCTCCCAAATCACCCAGAGAACAAACCTCTCTATGGATCCCACCTTTCCTCATGGGTCCCTACGTGTCTGTCTCTCCAGCTCTGCCCTGAGGACACCCTGACTCCCATCACCCTACGCCTCAACTACACCCTGACGGGGGAACCCATCACTGCCGCCAGCCGCCTCAGACCCATCCTGAGTGAGGACTCCACGCGGGTGTCTGCAGGCTCGGTAAGGCTGCCGGGGCCAGGCAAAGGGGTTTGTGATGGTCTGCAGAGGTTTTAGTGGGTGTGCTTTTGGTTACAGCACCGGTGCAGACTGTAGCAATGCTTGGTGTTAATGTGTGCGATTGTCGTGCGGGCGAGTGTTTGAGGGTTTAGGGGTTGTGCCGTTGGTGACATTGTTGATTCAGACTGCGGTGAGCTTGGTGAGGTTATCGTCTGAGGTTGGAGCGATTGTGTTGGTGACATTGGTTTAGATTAGACCGTACTGGTCTTGATGGCAGTGTGAGGTGAGGTTATAGTGGTTTTGTTGGTGTTGACATTGCTGGTTCAGACTATACTGACCTTGGTGACTGTCTGAGGCACGGTGGGAGTGACTGTGTTGTAGATGCTGACATTGGTACAGAATatattggtggtggtggggagatcAGTGGTGTTGGTGACCATGTTGGTTGAGGATGTTGTGGCTGTGTTGTAAGTTACATGTTGGGACTGTACTGGTAGGTGGTTGCAGTTTAGACTGTGATGTTGGCGGAAGTGTAGTCTTAGGTAGAGTGGGTGAGTTGTTGTGACAGTGTTGGTTCAGATTGTATTGATACTGATTGTGGTTGTGGTTGAGACTATAGAGGTTTTGGTTGCGATGGCAGTGTCTGCATTGTTGGTAACGGTGTTGTTTCAGATTACATTTTTCGTGGTGGCTGATGAGATTGTAACGGTGTTGGTTACAGTGTTGGCTGAGATGGTAGTGATTATGATGCTGGTCACGGTGTTGGTTAACACTTTATTGATTGTGGTGGTGATGGCAGAGTTGGTCGTGTGGTTCATAGTGTTGGCAGAGGTGGCGGCAGCTGCAATGCTGGTGAAACTGTCAAATCAGTATTGGGGCTGGCGGTTGTTGAGGCTGAGAATGCAGTGGTGGTGGGGACAGTGTTGCGGGAGGTTATTGCGGGTGTGTTCGTGGTGACGGTGTTAGTTCACACTGCACTGGTAGTGGTGGTGACAATTGAGATTGGAGGATGAGTGACAATGTTGACTGAGTTTCACTCCAATTCCCTcgcacccaccctgctccctgctttCTCCCCGCAACCCCTTCCTGGATCTCTCTCTAGCTCCCGTTTGAGAAGGACTGTGGCAGTGACAAAGTCTGCACTGATGAACTACAAATTTCCTTCAATTTCTCAGGGTAAGAGAATTTCTTCACCCACTCTGcttcctcccccacactccatggtGAGGCCTGTCTACTCCATCAGGCCTCAGACCATACCACATTTCCATATGGCTTCTGAGTGGGAACCATTATAGGAAGCTCACAGAGCTGTTAGGGCACTGCCCTGAGGAAGCtcacccctttctctcccccttaGCTTGAGCACCCTGGTGGTGGGGGTCATCCCCGAACTCAACATCACCGTCTCCATCCAGAACCGCGGGGAGAATTCCTACAGCACCATGGTGCGGTTCTTCTACCCGGCCGCGCTGTCCTACCGCCGGGTCCTGCTGCTCCAGGTACCACCCAATCCTCCCAAACACTGCAGGCATGGGGGGCAGGACACAGGGGATGGATGTGAGAGATCAGCTGGTGCAGAAAGCAGGCAGGGGCTCAGTAGGGgccgctgtgctgcagggggcaggcagggggctcagcagggggcgctgtgctgcagggtgtgggcggggggctcagcagggggcgctgtgctgcagggggcagggggctcagtaggggccgctgtgctgcagggagcaggcagggggctcagcagggggcgctgtgctgcagggggcagggggctcagtaggggccgctgtgctgcagggggcaggcagggggctcagcagggggcgctatgCTGCAGGGCATGGgcggggggctctgcagggggcgctgtgctgcagggggcagggggctcagcagggggcgctgtgctgcagggggcaggcagggggctcagcagggggtgctgtgctgcagggggcaggcagggggctcagtagggggcgctgtgctgcagggcatgggcggggggctctgcagggggcgctgtgctgcagggggcagggggctcagcagggggcgctgggctgcagggggcaggcagggggctcagcagggggcgctgtgctgcagggcatgggcggggggctctgcagggggcgctgtgctgcagggggcagggggctcagcagggggcgctgggctgcagggggcaggcagggggctcagcagggggtgctgtgctgcagggcgtgggcggggggctctgcagggggcgctgtgctgcagggggcagggggctcggcagggggctcagcagggggcgctgggctgcagggggcaggcagggggctcagcagggggtgctgtgctgcagggcgtgggcggggggctctgcagggggcgctgtgctgcagggggcaggtgggggctcggcagggggctctgtgggCCACATCTCTCACTGGCTGGTCTCCCGTGCTCAGTCTAACAGGAGAGCCGTGGCCGTTAAGTGCAGCTCGGCCGTGGGCTCTGAGGAGCAGACTCAGAGAAACAGCACCTGCCACATCAACCACCCCATCTTCTGGAGCGGGGCTGAGGTAGGGATGGGCCCTGGCCAGGGGTGAGCCCAGCTgagagcagagaggggcagttcCCTGGGGTCAGCCCAGCCCGTGACAAGCGATGTGCTGGGGAAAGCTCCCTGGAGAGCCCGCGAGTCAGTGCAAACAGAGCCCTGAGGTCACTCCGGGGCTGGGGTCAGGCCCTGCTGGGGCTGCAAACCAAGGGCCAGACTTGGGGGGCTGGAAATCAGGCTTCACTGGGGGAGAAAATAATGAGGGGAGGGGCTGTTCCCTCCCACAtttggggtccttaaaagaagcgactcggggtgggggggggagggaggcgacCGTGGCTCAGTAAAAGACAAGGGAAAGGGAAGGAGCCAGCATCATTGTCATGGCTGCCCCCAAACCCGTCCCCTCGGACCCAGCGTGACACCACTGGGCCTTtcgtcatcctgatcctgagaggtgtccTGATCCGACTGGGCCAGGCCCAGGGAGAGGGACCCACTTGCCCCTGCCCCCGGCGAGATCCAGACACCACCTGGGATGGGCGACTttgtctccccacccctgccccatgggctccttcccttccccgccttctttcttctcttctcgCTCCCCTCCGTCTCAGGAGCGTCTGGCTGAGCCGGCCACGCCTGTGTGTGGTGCTCGCTGCCGGGAGCCGGGGCTCAGGACGGCGGCGAAATCCAGCGCCCGCACCAGCCCGAGGCTGGCCCCGCTTGCCAGCTCTCGGAGCGGCTGCTCCGGGGTCTCTCCAGCAGGGAGGCTGCCGGCGAGGGGCAGCAGGGGCCGCAGAAGGGGCATTTTCTCCCTGCGCTGCTCTTTGCTCTCCCCACTTGTGCCTCTGCCCGGTGTTGTCCACCGGGAACCGGGGCTGGACTTTAACCCCCGCGCCCAggcctgctccagcccctccactaacctcctctcctcccccagcggCCAGGGATTGCGTCCAGAGCCGCTCAGACGACGGGGGGAGGATAAAACACTCTCTCCAGGCGCCGGGCAGGGGGAGGATAAAAGTCTTGCTGAACACGTTACAGTGCCAAGGCCTTAGCTGATTTCTTCTGCGACTGTGAGACAAGGACGGTGAATGGGGTGTGGCCACGGCACGGAGCCGGCTGAGGTCTCTGGATCCCAAACCGGGTTAATGCTGTCTGGCAGGGACAGGGTCATGTTGACACTTTTGCCTCTCTGGGCCCATTTATACCATCTAAGTTGATACAACAGACCCCCTGATCCCCtgtgcctcccccaccccgcagtcTCTGGCAGTTCCCCAGGCCCTGAGCCCAGCAGCTCTCAACCCCTGTGTGTTTTCCAGGCCGTCTTCGTGGCCACCTTCGATGTCTCCTCTGAGGCCGACCTGGGGGACAGGCTGCAGATCACGGCCAATGCCAGCAGGTGAGGGGGCCGTGCAGGgccagggggcggggtgggggcaatgGGAGAGGGCCATACAGGcaacagggcagggcagaggccggattttagcattgagaaggaagaaaacaaagtaagaaaggatacagccatgggtaggagaatggatataaggaggcagggcagtgtggataccagtctaataggtcatactggctgtagaatgaccgggcctaatcgggtacagaatgtgagcgaggccaaacagcaaaaattaagatgtttgtacaccaatgtgaggagccgaggtaacaaaatggaggaactagagttactggtgcaggaagtgaaaccagataaagggataacagaaacagggtggaataggagtcatgactgggctacaggtgtTGAAGGGTaggtgctgtttaggaaagaccgaaataaaggcaaaggtggtggagtagcactgtatatcaatgatgaggtagaacgtaaagaaataagaagcgatgaaatggataagacagagtctgtctgggcaaaaatcacattgggaagaaaactactagatcctcccctgggatagtgcttggggtgtgctagagaccgccgggatctaatttggatatggatagagccctctttaatgtttttaatgaagtaaatactaatggaaactgtgtgatcatgagAGACTTTAACTTCttagatatagactggaggacgagtgctagtaataaaaATAggactcagattttcctagatgcgatagctgatggattccttcatcaagtagttgctgaaccgactagaggggatgccattttagatttggttttggtgaatagtgaggacctcatagaagaaatggttgtaggggataatcttggttcaagtg comes from Lepidochelys kempii isolate rLepKem1 chromosome 6, rLepKem1.hap2, whole genome shotgun sequence and encodes:
- the LOC140912356 gene encoding integrin alpha-D-like is translated as MLPSFTQPRMGPLPLLIYLCTVLVPSRGFSVDVEVPITFQEAAAGFGQSVVQFGSVSAGGLLAGAPLQTGEVNETGKVYKCDPGSRSCQAIPIQRPPDAVNMSLGLSLAAHGSNLLVCGPTVHRACGENMYVNGYCFLLDQSLRQVQRIPDTQAECPRRATDIVLLMDGSGSIVPDDFTKMKTFLAEIMKRFRSTDTQFALMQYSHRFREHFDFFQYRKRRDPDRLLRSVMQLTGATYTATAIRKVVQQLFTSWKGARDEATKILIVITDGEKSGDPLSYSDVIPEAESAGIIRYAIGVGDAFSSTAAHQELEEIASEPTDEHVFRVDNFDALQGIQNQLQEKIFAIEGTQSQSGSSFQLEMSQEGFSSLLSPDGPVLGAVGAYDWSGGIFLYGSGGQPSFINVSRTSTDMNDAYLGYSSQVITANGQSSYVVGAPRYQHTGKVVVFFRDTKGGEWTRRSEVLGEQIGSYFGGTLCAVDLDRDGNTDLVLIGAPMYHTPLNGGRVYNCLINWPGMTLICTKTLQGQMGQAFGRFGASMSEIGDISGDGQTDVAIGAPMESDNSGALYIFHGEKGGLNPQYRQRIEGSQFPSRLHYFGQAASGGTDLTGDGLPDIAVGAQGQVLLLRSRPVLRVGVSISFQPPMIPTSAFACQEQEQLDTEASRANICFTVTKGTRDSLGNGISSTIQYSLSLDPGRTKIRAAFDSTGPVLSRELRLGIETKCDPYKIKLPLCPEDTLTPITLRLNYTLTGEPITAASRLRPILSEDSTRVSAGSLPFEKDCGSDKVCTDELQISFNFSGLSTLVVGVIPELNITVSIQNRGENSYSTMVRFFYPAALSYRRVLLLQSNRRAVAVKCSSAVGSEEQTQRNSTCHINHPIFWSGAEAVFVATFDVSSEADLGDRLQITANASSDNGGPITERMNHRAELPVKYGIFVILNSLEESTKYVNFSAEEAGTSVQVTHGYEVKNLRQRSVPISVTFQFPVELSGVRVWDASEVVPSKPQLAQCTSEAETPGSKDFVKQMSERPLLDCSVATCKKIRCRIASLEMQQPLEFMIKGNVSFQWVSQTQQQKVSLVSEAQIEYEERKYTQKDGFIQRQVQTVVEHSEVYNYLPIIVGSSVGGLVLLALITAALYKFGFFKRQYKQRMEGDGAEPAQSGASPPPGAPKQ